A genomic window from Motacilla alba alba isolate MOTALB_02 chromosome 2, Motacilla_alba_V1.0_pri, whole genome shotgun sequence includes:
- the LOC119698243 gene encoding collagen alpha-1(I) chain-like: MLQTRGGAGGTPGHIHREPGRTGTPGGSAGAAGARSPRASQRGRGGARKRGRSSDVTGSPGPAPSPGRGRGHRGGFLAARWGRHGRRAGGPPPPPPRLSPPPSLRWDCPAAAAPAPAPAPRQGATSPPRLPGVSSRGGPRSARHEAAPPPTAEAAAAAARGAARCASRSPLAGPGPRGTGTAGRAHTHTHTHTRTDTQRDGADAEIPEVPPCRPPGRASPRPRPPGPPRPGAAGETHRRAAHPAAATTFHPGRQPAAAASPSAAGSGRGRKYEEEARRALRRGAPFLARDAGFAGGGCAAAVGFLHQLRGCVCTAHTCVCVCVRSP, translated from the exons ATGCTGCAGACCCGGGGAGGAGCGGGGGGGACGCCCGGACACATCCACCGGGAGCCGGGGCGCACCGGCACCCCCGGGGGCAGCGCGGGCGCAGCCGGAGCGCGGAGTCCCCGCGCGTCCCAGAGGGGCCGCGGCGGAGCGCG GAAGCGCGGCCGGAGCAGTGACGTCACCGGGTCTCCCGGtcccgccccctccccgggTCGGGGGAGGGGTCACCGAGGGGGTTTCCTCGCGGCCCGGTGGGGGAGGCACGGCCGGCGCGCCGGGgggccgccgcctcctccccctcgcctttctcctcctccttccctccggTGGGActgcccggccgccgccgccccggcccctgctcctgccccgaGGCAGGGGGCCACCTCGCCGCCGCGGCTCCCGGGGGTCTCCTCAAGGGGGGGTCCCCGCTCGGCACGGCACGAGGCAGCGCCTCCCCCGACGGCCgaagccgccgccgccgccgctcggggCGCTGCGCGGTGCGCGTCGCGCTCCCCCCTGGCAGGGCCCGGCCCCCGGGGCACCGGCACGGCCGggcgcgcacacacacacacacacacacacacacggacGGACACGCAGAGAGACGGGGCTGACGCGGAGATCCCGGAGGTTCCTCCCTGCCGCCCGCCCGGACGGGCTTccccgcgcccccgcccgcccggcccgccgcgccccggcgCCGCCGGGGAAACTCACCGCCGCGCCGCGCATCCCGCCGCGGCTACAACTTTCCATCCCGGGCGGCAGCCGGCGGCGGCAGCGAGCCCCTCCGCCGCTGGAAGTGGGCGGGGGAGGAAATACGAGGAGGAGGCGCGTCGTGCTCTCCGCCGCGGCGCCCCTTTTTTGGCCCGGGACGCGGGTTTTGCCggtgggggctgtgctgccgCGGTTGGTTTCCTGCATCAGCTGCGGGGGTGTGTGTGCACGGCGCACacgtgtgtctgtgtgtgtgtgcgctcTCCGTGA